The following proteins are co-located in the Trichormus variabilis 0441 genome:
- a CDS encoding IS5-like element ISAva7 family transposase (programmed frameshift) — protein sequence MGRKSYPTDLTDMEWEILAPLIPPAKEGGHPRTTDMREICNAIYYHLKTGCQWNMLPGDFPPSSTVYSYYRKWQRKGVWEKLNHTLRGQVRTKLGKSTQPTAIAADSQSVKTDPKKGEVYGFDGCKKVKGRKRQTLVDSLGLLLKVVVSEANAPERVLAAYALMELLEERPELLEKVQVMWVDSGYDGDKFALSVWLMIQAHVEVIRRTEQEFRILPKRWVVERTFGWLNQYHRLSKDYEHLPEMSEAAIYAVMTRIMLRRLVS from the exons ATGGGACGAAAGTCTTACCCCACAGACTTAACTGATATGGAGTGGGAAATTCTGGCTCCATTGATTCCACCAGCCAAAGAAGGAGGGCATCCACGCACAACGGATATGCGTGAGATATGCAATGCTATCTACTATCACTTGAAAACGGGATGCCAATGGAATATGCTTCCGGGGGACTTTCCACCCAGTTCAACTGTTTACAGTTACTACCGCAAATGGCAGCGCAAAGGAGTCTGGGAAAAATTAAACCATACACTGCGCGGACAAGTTCGCACAAAACTAGGCAAATCAACGCAACCCACAGCGATCGCCGCAGACAGTCAGTCGGTCAAAACTGACC CAAAAAAAGGGGAAGTGTACGGTTTTGACGGGTGTAAAAAGGTAAAAGGAAGAAAGCGGCAGACTCTAGTTGATAGCCTGGGACTGTTGTTGAAAGTTGTTGTCAGTGAAGCCAATGCGCCGGAACGGGTACTTGCTGCCTACGCATTAATGGAACTTTTAGAGGAGCGTCCGGAATTACTGGAAAAAGTTCAAGTCATGTGGGTTGATTCCGGTTACGACGGCGATAAATTTGCTCTTTCAGTTTGGTTGATGATCCAAGCACATGTTGAAGTCATACGGCGTACTGAGCAAGAATTCCGGATTTTGCCCAAACGTTGGGTAGTCGAAAGAACATTTGGCTGGTTGAACCAATATCATCGTCTCAGTAAGGATTATGAGCATCTTCCAGAGATGAGCGAAGCAGCTATATATGCTGTAATGACTAGGATTATGCTACGTCGTCTTGTATCCTAA
- the trpC gene encoding indole-3-glycerol phosphate synthase TrpC gives MLYPSAINTNRLQPIIREIVWQKKQEVAQLHQQMSLASLQRQLTAAPTVRDFLTALQQNPYQPSLIAEIQKASPNHGMIRADFDPVAIAKAYERGGAACLSVVTDTSFFHGSFEILRAIRQRVPLPILCKEFIIDPCQIYLARAAGADAVLLIAAILTDRELKDFLRIIHFLGMNALIAVHSLAELDRILKLDDIRLIEINNQSLQDFTTDISTTQNLLAARRSHLQNLGITVVSESGLYTHTDLSLVTEAGANAVIVGESLIKEQDIELAVRHLLTGNK, from the coding sequence ATGTTGTATCCCAGCGCCATTAATACCAACCGTCTGCAACCAATTATCAGAGAAATTGTTTGGCAAAAAAAGCAAGAAGTTGCACAACTACACCAACAGATGTCATTGGCTTCCTTACAACGCCAATTAACTGCTGCGCCAACCGTGCGGGATTTCTTGACAGCCTTGCAGCAAAATCCTTACCAACCTAGCCTGATTGCAGAAATACAAAAAGCATCACCCAATCATGGTATGATTCGTGCTGATTTTGATCCAGTAGCGATCGCCAAAGCTTATGAACGAGGTGGCGCAGCTTGTCTATCAGTAGTGACAGATACCTCATTTTTTCATGGTAGTTTTGAAATTCTCCGTGCTATACGCCAACGGGTACCATTACCCATATTATGCAAAGAGTTTATTATCGACCCCTGCCAAATTTATTTAGCACGAGCAGCAGGAGCCGATGCAGTACTATTAATTGCAGCTATTCTCACAGACAGAGAACTGAAAGATTTTTTGCGAATAATTCACTTTCTGGGGATGAATGCCTTAATCGCAGTTCATAGTTTAGCTGAACTAGATAGGATACTCAAACTAGACGACATTCGCTTAATCGAAATTAACAACCAAAGTCTGCAAGATTTTACCACAGATATCAGCACCACCCAAAATTTATTAGCAGCTAGGCGATCGCATCTACAAAACTTGGGTATCACCGTCGTCAGCGAATCTGGATTATATACACACACAGACTTATCCTTAGTCACGGAAGCTGGCGCAAATGCCGTGATAGTCGGAGAATCTTTAATTAAAGAACAAGATATCGAGTTAGCTGTACGTCACCTGCTTACAGGGAATAAATAA